The stretch of DNA GTCAAGCGCAGGTGCTTGAGAAAGGTCAAATATCCACTGCGCTGCAACACGAGACTCAGCATcagctggcgccgctggctTGTCATGGGGCGCGAGATAAGAAGTAATACTGCCGTGCGACCGCACGAAAGCTGTCGACGCTgacgctgcagtcgctcctgctgcgcgtTGGCGTCCGCATCATCGCCGCGGATGACATACTCATCGCTGTCAACCACGTCGAGACAGCGTGTCAAGATGTCCTGTGTGAAGTGCAGGCTCTTCGCCGCCAGGCACAACAACTCATTCCCTTCGACTTGGAGCGCCTTATGCTGGTCGTCGAGGGCGAGCTGGAAGAGCGTATCGAGGTACTTGCCGCGACTGAGTGGACGCAGGAGAGCGTCGCAGGCGTAGGAGCTGCCAGAAGGTGGTCCAGCTGCCGTCTCCGCGGTGCTGTACGCATTTGATGCACAGTCCATGCCAACAATGGGCACATAGTCTGCACCGGCCCCCAGAGCAGCATCTGTGCAGCCACCGAGGTAAAACTGAGCGTAGTGATGCTGCTccctctgcagctgcagcgcgcggaGGGCGCGAGCGGTATGCAGCACCACTACTTCAGAAACGCGCCACGGCCCCGCTAAGCTCTTCGCACCAGGGGTCGTCAAGTCTTCTGGCGATTGCACCGCGTCGGCTaacacgcgcagcagccccgTCTGAACTATGTTCGCCATCCGTGGATGACCTTGGCCAAGCACGGCCAGCAATTCGGTCAGAGGTGCGGCGACCAGCGCATCCGTttcgagctgcagcgctcgcAACACGTGCAGCAGGCCCTCCTTGTCGCCCACCATCTCGCGATACACGCGACCTGCATTCACCACgtgcaagagcagcagagttATGGCTCGCCGCTCCAGCACAAACAGAGCCGGCGTCGATGAagtagccgcagcagcactagctggcagcgacgtcgacgacggcagcgatgcgtGCGCCGTTGTTTCCAGGCAGTGAGTTAACGTGGCGACCCCGCCACCTTCCACAAACTgaaggagaaagcgagaaCCGCGCAGAAACAGCGTAATTGCCTCAATCTGGGCCAGCAGCTCCGACGAAGGCGCCGTTGAGCCAGAGAGACAGGACGCCCTTGGCAGGGACGGTCCGTCAGGGGCAACGTTTGCGTTGGAGCCTGACACCGTCGCGGACGGAGGGATAGCGGAAGCGGCCCCGCTCCTCGCGGAAGTCTTCTGCGCAGCgtcaacggcagcagcagcagcagcagcagcagcttttGTAGACGCGCTGGACATCGAGGACACGCAGTCGGTCACCCACGCGCCATAGCGCAGCTTCCACCAGGATGTGATACGAGTTAGTagcagaggtgctgcgccgccgaggtcctcctccaacgcgttgctgttgctcgcatggtgcagcaccgtcagcgACTCTAGCATGCATACTCGCcgtgcagcacacgcgctgTCCCACACGCTGAGCCATGCGGTTGCACGATGGCCGCGCAGCTGAGGAGCCACAGCCGATGCACTCCAGTTTGCGCGCAGTCTTTGCTGTGGTCGCTGCTTTGCAGCCGCACTGGCCGCTGACGGTTGTGCGATGGCAAGCCGCACAGTGGAGGACGACAACAAAGTGACAGCTGTGGCTGTCGGCTGCGACACCCCTCGGCGTGAGTTGGCCGCACCGCCAGCATGCGCGGTTCGCGCACCTGTCATgacgcttctttttttctttcaaaTGCAACTCTGCGACGGGTGAAGTGAGATGCACGGCCACAACACAGAGGGACCACCAAGATGCGGTGGAAGAGTTGGAGCGAAGTCAAGACACGAAGGGCACGCTTCACACCTGGCTGGGAAGGAATGGGTGTGGGATGGGAGGCTTcaagacgcgcgcacacacatacacacacacacagtgagaggtggagaaaagACAAAAGAGGTCATGCGAGTGAGCGTGTGGGGAGGAAAACGCATTCGGCATGCGCACTCGCGTTCGTGGTAGGAGGAGTCACGATGAGATGGCAACGCGTGACATGCACAGCGTAAGCGTTACGAGAGTGCTTGTACtctgcagtgcagcagccgcattAGCaatcacagagagagaggagcgagctagaggaaagaagaaggtaGACACATCCTCTCACTGCTCAAGAGCACCAGTTGGTGACTGTCACTCGTAAGGTCAGTTGCCATCACCCCTCTTTCTActccccatctctctctctcgtcaccTCTCGCCCAACGGGCTGTGAGCGGTCAGTCCACCTGTAGGTGCCAATCTGTCGACTCTGTTCTCATCGTCCTCTTTTCCTTAGGCATTGTTGTGTTGGTGACTGAGCCAGCGCTatcccttttcttctctgcaccagcgggagggagggggccgTAAtgtgcactgccgccgccgcggccaccaCTTGCAGACCGAATGGGGAGagtaggcagcgaggaagagagagcgaagaaacAAAGGCACGACGCGAAACAGAGCTCAGCAACACGTATGCcgacagggaaagagaggaagagaccATCAACAGACACA from Leishmania panamensis strain MHOM/PA/94/PSC-1 chromosome 25 sequence encodes:
- a CDS encoding hypothetical protein (TriTrypDB/GeneDB-style sysID: LpmP.25.0560), which produces MTGARTAHAGGAANSRRGVSQPTATAVTLLSSSTVRLAIAQPSAASAAAKQRPQQRLRANWSASAVAPQLRGHRATAWLSVWDSACAARRVCMLESLTVLHHASNSNALEEDLGGAAPLLLTRITSWWKLRYGAWVTDCVSSMSSASTKAAAAAAAAAVDAAQKTSARSGAASAIPPSATVSGSNANVAPDGPSLPRASCLSGSTAPSSELLAQIEAITLFLRGSRFLLQFVEGGGVATLTHCLETTAHASLPSSTSLPASAAAATSSTPALFVLERRAITLLLLHVVNAGRVYREMVGDKEGLLHVLRALQLETDALVAAPLTELLAVLGQGHPRMANIVQTGLLRVLADAVQSPEDLTTPGAKSLAGPWRVSEVVVLHTARALRALQLQREQHHYAQFYLGGCTDAALGAGADYVPIVGMDCASNAYSTAETAAGPPSGSSYACDALLRPLSRGKYLDTLFQLALDDQHKALQVEGNELLCLAAKSLHFTQDILTRCLDVVDSDEYVIRGDDADANAQQERLQRQRRQLSCGRTAVLLLISRPMTSQRRQLMLSLVLQRSGYLTFLKHLRLTKHGDTATVVDCCHALQFIVRAAAEMQRQDMDRCGVSKLKAVSGADSDSTSGAMWLRVTEGVQAALGESVFQLLLFQKLSESDCMGVLRAARAAVVPVGGAEAF